In a genomic window of Schistocerca gregaria isolate iqSchGreg1 chromosome 5, iqSchGreg1.2, whole genome shotgun sequence:
- the LOC126273035 gene encoding allergen Tha p 1-like: protein MQKYTVLLVCLVAAAAAYTTKYDNIDLDDILQNDRLLKKYHECLLSDSDASCTPDGKELKAAVPDALTNECAKCNEKQKAGAEKVIRFLIKEKPDLWTPLESKYDPTGSYRQKYGEELKRVSA from the exons ATGCAGAAATACACTGTGTTGCTGGTCTGCCTGGTGGCAGCTGCCGCCGCGTACACCACCAAGTACGACAACATCGACCTGGACGACATCCTGCAGAACGACCGCCTGCTGAAGAAGTACCACGAGTGCCTCCTCTCTGACAGCGACGCCTCCTGCACGCCTGACGGGAAGGAGCTCAAGG CTGCCGTCCCTGATGCGCTGACCAATGAGTGCGCCAAGTGTAACGAGAAGCAGAAGGCTGGTGCCGAGAAGGTGATCAGGTTCCTCATCAAGGAGAAGCCCGACCTGTGGACGCCGCTGGAGAGCAAGTACGACCCCACCGGCAGCTACAGGCAGAAGTACGGCGAGGAGCTCAAGAGGGTCTCCGCCTAA